The region AGGGAGGCTAGCCTCCAGCCCATCCCGCCCCTTGTGCCTGAGGCTGCACCATTCCTGCCCCTTTTCCACCACCggaacccagagccccctccagccccagaacactgggtgggtgggtgacacAGTCCCCAGCACCAGAGTGCCAGGCAGGTAGCGCATGGACTGGCTCCCAAAGTCCCTGGCTGCAGGCTGGCCCCCACTAGccctagccccagcccagggcccaggcCACAGGGTAAGAGCTGCAGAGCgctgggaagcaggagggagcatgggggcagagcatgggcagggccacacaaggttgtttggggaggctcagcatTCCCCAGCCTttgatacccaccgcccatgattGGCCATATTAGTCAGGAGAGGTGAAGCCAAGAGTTATTCAGATCATCCCAAATGAGTGCTAATGATATCTTCTTAGCATCAAACACCATTATGTATTTATGTATGGAAGAAATGTTATTTTAGAAAATtcagtgatttttaaaagtgtactTACTAGTACTATTTTTTTTCATATCCTTCTACCTGCAAAAGCTGTCTTAGTGATCAGGTAAAGGCGGGCCTCTGAATTACAGAAATATCAAAATACAAATGTAATTACTGTACATTTGTACATTACTGTACAAAACTTACTGATAATTTACATCAGggagttatgaatttaaagtCTGATATCTTGTGAACTCTCAGGTCTTCAAACAAACATTGTTTCAGCAGAAAGCATGGAATCCCATCTCTTCAAAGTGAAAATGTACTGATGTTTCTAGCCCTGGTGATTCATGATATGTTAAAATGTCATGGTCTAGAATACAGCACTGTATATAAgcaaaaatagaaatgtaatttTCCTGATTCCCATGTGGAGTGAAAGAAGGAAGCATTTTTATGTCAGATTCTTTTATAATTGAAAAAAGCATGGCAGCTGTTTGAAATTTTTTGAGACATTTGGAATATCTGGCTGAGGTGGATTAGTGAGCAAAGTGCAAGGAAAGAGGTAAAAGGTGCAACCATAGGTTCAAGGTTTTTGAATTTATCCTATGGATGTAGATATAAGAAACGTATTTCATGTTTAGCAAAACCACTTACACTTACAGACCCACACATATACCTatgcacaaaaaacaaacatgggCACCTGATACTTATAATTAACTATCCATTAGGCCTTTTGCCTTTCTCTTCTTAGTCAGACACTGTTTCTGATagatttccctccctcctgcttttCTATTCCAGGTGATATTATCTTCAATGGAGCAAAAACCTGCTCACCTTACTAGCACCCTGCCCCAGCATCCCTCTTCTGAAAGGACTACTTGTCTGGATAAAGTGGAGGGGGAAAATATctgctattatttttaaattctacaTTACTTAAAATCAAAAACCcatcatttttatttcttaatttaCAAAAGGAATAATTGATATGTCCCAAACAAATGAAAACTATTCTCTAAATTAATCCTAACAGAGGGAAATTGTAGAGctaaaatattatggaatacagaGGAGTATTGGGGTGAGTAATGGAGCAGGAACTGGCTCTTAGTTGTGATTGTATTTGGACAGTGAAGACTTAAAACCATTGAGCCAAATTATTCTCTCAGTCCCCGATTCAGAAAATTGCATAAACACATGCTAAAATATATTCCtgttcagcaaggcacttaagtatgtgcttagaATGGGGCCTTAGTTGAGAGCACAATATAGCCCAGTGAAGTTACTTGAAAAGTGGATTCTGGTCCATGCAATACTAGTGGAAATTACCattgttgttttttccctgctCAGTTCACTGGATAAAGTTTACAGTGTTCTGAATATAGACATTTTATGGACATCCACCAGGAGCATAAGATACATTATTAGCTCATTAAAAGAAATCCCCCAGTGAACTTTACTTCTGAAAGCAAATCACCTTCCAGAAATATTATGCCAGttgcattttttttcatgttctctgattATTGTTCTGGTTCTTCTCTTTAACTTTTGCTTGGTCAACTGGAACACCTTTGAGTGTTTGTGTTTGTCACCTTAACTAGTGATGGAGCTTCAACACATTGCCCTAGTAATGTGGCATGGATCTGAAACTTAGCAGGAATGTAAATAGATATTAAAAGCATCCCAGAAAGATGCAAATGAAAGAGGTTCAATTAATGACAAACCTATCTCATTACcatagagaaaaggaaaaaagggttATATCTATTCTCATTCAGAAGCGTATATGGATTTACAATTATTTGCTGTCAGTGCACTGGTGACACTGATCAAGGAAATGTATTTAGCAAGCTGGAATTATAGTGTCATGGATACTGAGTTTCAGTTTAGAGCTGTATCCTTGAACAACTCCACTTCATCCCAATGCCATTCACAATTCCCTTTTCCCTAATGCCATCACTACCACTCTGAATAACAGGACAAATCTCCCCAAACCCTTTACAACCAGTAACTGAGGACTGcacacagggaaaattcaatttTTTCTATTGTGTTCACTCATCATTTATTTACAAATACACATTATAACTTTTATATACATTGCACATTTACATGGTAGAAAAGTACAAAACTATATATTTAAATGAATTTATATTTAACTCACcatgtttgaaaatataaaattgcatCAGAAAAAAGTATTATGAAAAGCAAGAAACTTGAACTGATAAAGCTTTGATATACCTTTTAGTGACagtttaaaataactttaaaaagtgGTATTGCAGGACCATCTTAAAGGAACCACCTGATAAAGCATTTATGTatgttacaaaaaaataaaaaagaataagaACTTCTCATTATTGTTAGCCATGTAGTTATTAACAACCTTCATAATTTGATTTCTTTGGGTCCAGAATTCTTATAGTACAGTATAAATGCTCAGCACATTGAGAACATGTCAGTACATGAAGTGATTAGAAGCAGAGAAAAGTGAAGTGGAAGAGATGTCCTTAAAGATTGCCTCACTGCACCCAGAAAGTATATTTAAATCAGTTACAGCGCCTTTTGGTCAGTCAAGATTCCTTGTAAACAAAAACCCGAGGGATCATTTATGTACAGAAGGGGCAAGAAGAAAATCCAATAAATAAACATAACAGAAACTGACATGCAAGTTTGTGAAAGTGGAGAGGAGTTAACATCAGTGAAAAGAAGAGATGAGAGTCATATGGGTAAGCTCTAAGGAATGGACTTTTatagtttacaaaaaaaaaaaaaaaaagctttacttTACAAGCAAGAGACCTCACAATAAATAACACTGCTCTTCCCGTAACGAATAAATTTCTTCAAAAAAGGTGTACAGTCAACCAGACATTttatgtataaattataaaaCATGACACAGTATAAATAAATGTCTACAAGACTCAACTATATGTATACTTTTCTTTCTCCCCAAAATAAATAAGCATACACTTATTTACAGTATGGACATTGATTTCTTGCCCAATGGCTGTTCCAATAGTGATGGAGATTTTACCACTCTAGAATGGAAGATATAGGAAAGTTGTAGTCCGGGtcttcatcttcctcttcttcctcggGGTCTTCATTAATGGCTAGATGGGGGAATACAGGGGAGCTGTTGTTTAAATAAGGACAACAACAGCGCAGAAGCAGCTCAGTGCATGTTTTCAAAGCCCTCTGAACAGCCATAATACAGCGTTGCATTTTACGTGACTTGTAGTGAGATGCTCTTTGGCATCTGCTGTTATGTAATATGGTTTTTTATACATAAGCTATGAAGTCATAACTGCAGAAAGTTCTGAAGAATCAATGGCTCAGGTTTTATGGCAGATTCCTGAAATCAGATAAAAAGCGCTCTTGTGTTCTAGGTTTAACTGCTTTGTGTCCTTCATTCAGAGTTAGTAGAGGCAACTGCTCTAAGACAGCAGCCCATGTGCTAACAGTAAGCTTGGTTTTTTTGGATGGAGTTAGGTTATATCCAAGTGTTAATAAAGCAAACAGCGAAGCACACTAAAGCAAACAAATTAGGAAAAATAGCTAGTATGATGCTCTTAGGGCAACCCCTTGCTGATAACATGACTTTTCCTCAAAAAACAGGTATCTTGAAAGTGTCCAAGCCACAGACTGTTGACTATCTGTTGCAATTTACCAATCACACACAggtgtataatatatattatatatatatttctaaggGAAAATCTTTACATGAAATTCTCATTTTTAAAGGTATAAGTCTTCATTACCTAGGGATTGCCTTCAGAAGCCTTAAATGTCTGCAAGGTTTAAAATCTCACTTACAGTTGCAAGATCCAGCGTGCTTTACTTCTAAAAGCACACCCATGGAGCAGGCTGCTTCTTTCATGGCACACTCGCTTGGGTAAGTAGTGTTATCGCTGGCACAGACTGCTTCATCTGACTTGCTTTCAGGGCACAGCTCATCACAGAGGGCACACCGACCTCTGCCAACCTTGAAATCCCACAGACATTTCTTCCCAGCACTGCACTGGATATCTTCACAGGATTTGGCTTCTAAAAATACAAGATACCAGAAATAAGTAAAGCAGAATCTCTCTTCTCATACATCAAGAACTCAtagaaaaatgaatataaagttTATGGGTAAAATCCTGCTGACTTTACTCAAGCACATAATGCTTTTGGAAATCagtgggtctgtgtgtgtggggaggggggtatgGAGGAGCAAAGCAAGCAGTATTTGGCCTCTGGAAGGCGGAATTAAATTTGCATATTGTAAATGACACCAGGTCCTGACCTTctctgattgaaatcaatgggaatcctCTCTCCCCAGTGTCTTAAATGGGAGGTCTATAATTGGCCAATTAATTAAACATTTCCAAATTGATTATTTTTCAAGCTAAACCATATAAAATAGTCGTTTATGTCATTAAAATGTTAATTCAGCACATGCTATCACAATGGAACTAGATTTGAGATCATTAACTTGTAAAGATAATTTTTCAGACATGAAGTTACCTGAAATGTGTATGATAAAAAAAACATATTGTGGTGACAAACATTGTTAAGAATAACAATTCATATAAAATACCAGGTTGTTTTGAGGTTATTTTCTTATCTTAATCCACAACAGCACTCCCCAATCGTTACAAAAAactttttaagaaagaaaagttaTCAATTGTATCTGATTGACATTAAATAACATTTGCCAAGACCTCTTGAAGACAAATGTTTCCAAGAACCCAGTTCAGCTGAATGTTGAGATTGTGTTACTCTGTTGACATATCAAAATACATTTTAGGGCCTgactccagctcccattgaaaacagtgtcaaaactcccattgatatcaaggTTTGAACCCTTTGTTCCCTCTTGGCGCCCAAAATCTTTCAGGTGTCACTCAAACAAAATTTCCCCTTTTGCTTGAGTAAAAACTGCAGGACTGGACAACACATTCAGTTCTAGGAAATAATCTGCATGCAGAAACCCCTCTACAAACCTGTGAAACAATTAGTTATGAAGAACTATTCCCTTTCCCCTATAAGCACCCCCAAAGAATGATACTTACTGATACATTTTCCCTCGTAGGCTAATCCAATGGATCTGCCTAGTAGGCAGGTAGCCTTTCTCAGGTGGCAAGCACTAGCATACGTTATTCCATCATTCCCACAGAGATACTGTTCAGGGGAAGTAGGCTCCGGGCAAATCCGATTACATGTCACACAGTAGGCATTATTAGTTTGATCAACCACACACGTGGAACTGCCTGGACATAAAACATCCCTGCAGGTCTCTGAAATAAAGACGGAAACATACAATAATTAGCAGGAGATCCAATGCCTCATACAGGGAGTGAATATGTGAAACAATCAAACAAATGACACAATCAAAGTCTTCAGCAGCTTTCCTCATAAAAAGGCCACTGGGGAAAACCTTCACATCTCAGGGAAGCTGGTGTGAGCACAGTGTTTCATGACTCTGGGGGATTCTCAATTCAGCTATGTTCTTGTCGGTGGAACGTGGTTTAGTGTTTGTCCCTCAGCATTTGAAACATCATCTTGTTATTGTGGGAAAGTACGTCAGCTCCTCCTCCCTACACTCAGACACACCCTGTGGTATTCGGGAGACTTTGTTAGATTTGTAAACCTACTTTTGCATTTGCCCTGATATTGGACTTCAAGTTCGGGTTGCTCTTTACATCTGGCTTTGAGGAGAGCACACTCGTTCCTGTAGGTTTTCCCATCTAAGCCACACACAGGACCCTTCCAAGTGACATTAGAGCAATCCGGAGCACAAACACACCGAGGTTTGTTCTTCTTGTTCATTTTACATTTCTTCCCAGGTCCACAGTCCACATTCTCACACGTTTCtaaagggggaagggagtggaaagAAAGAGGCAACATTTTAATACCTCGTCTGCTCATCAGACTTCGGATTAATAGTGTTTACAAAAACACCGGCAACCCCCCAGGCACAAAGGGAACGAACAcggttccctccccccaccccatccaaaaaCAAAATGTGGGGTCCTGAGAGAGATCCACCAAAAAGGAGGGTCAAACTGCGGGGTTGCACACACAGATCTATTTCACTGCGTAGAGACTAGGTCCCTTCCCCTTCTCACTAATACAGTGTCCAAGTCGGGACATTTACTTTATGGGATGAGCTTTAAAATCCTAATCGGAGAGTGGCATAAGGAAACACTGCTGCCCCTGCTGACTCCATCCCGGACACCGCCATCCCCTGCGCATACGGTTTCTGAGCACTTTTCAAACACACCTTTGCATGGGATACAGTTTGGGGCCCCACCGTTAAAAATCATCCACTTAAAAAGCGTGTTGTCGTTGACGTCTTCTTCAGTCCATGAAGTGGTTAGTCGGCCCGTTTTGCAGCACTCCTCCTTGCTCAGATCAGTCTTATACAGGACCTGACAGCGGCCGTTCTTTGCCTGCCGGAGCCAACAATTCCCAGCTGCAAGagcgagagggagagagagacccagcCATATCAATGtcagttaccagtgacccagacACAACACGTGCGGCTTGCATTGACTTTTACTAGACTGTTTACTTTTATTTGTCCCATTTCATAACCTGCAGCTACTCTGGAGCAGTAGGTAGCTCAGTTTAAATAACCAGATCGGAACAGGGCAAAGCAGTTTTCGGAGGTATTTATTTCATATGTAGACCCTGGGCACGGGGGCTTGCATGCACGTGACAGAGGTTTGACAAGGATGTGCATTAAAAACCAGGAGTAAAAGAAAAAACCCGCTTGCAAATactcttttcccccttcttcaAAAACTCGGTGCAACATTGTTTTACAGCTGCCCAGAGTTTCAGTCCAGGCCATTTTACAATCTGCAAGAATTGGTAACATTTGCCTGTTAGCGAAGTCTTTCGAAATCTCGAAATTTTGCTGCTTCccttaaaaaaaagtcttgtctTTGCTGAAGCAAGTTAGCTGCGATCCAAAGAAGGGTGACCAAAGTAAACAAAAGGCCGGGGCACAGAAATAGGAGGCCACTAGAGAGTTTATAAACCAAAAGTTATAGGTAGCGTCTCTTCCCACACAGTTTCATAGGGAAGTACACTACACTTAAATCGGATAGAGATTTGTTTTACTAGTATCTCTGCTGTTGATGGATTCAAGCCAAGAACATTAGTCCAAGCAACTCCCCCTTTTTAGTTGGAGAGTTTTGGTTGGGATGAGCCTCTCGTGAATAACCAGCGTGACTTCTCCAGCAACCCAATAGCAATTGATTCTAATCCAGCAGGGGCTCGATCCGGTCTCCTTACTCCAGTGGGAGTTTTCCCGGAGTGAGAAGTGCAGGATCGGCCCCTCAGATCGATATGTAAGACGGTGGAGGGGGAGGGTAGCTCCCCCCCAAAGCAATAATTGAATAAACAAcacccttttgaaaatcagttttcatGGATCAAAAAGAACGATAGAAGTCAGTTTTGAGCGCCTTACAGTTGCCTTCACAACGTTAACCTATATATACATCCAGCTCAGCGAAAAAATATTCAGTAAAAACCATCAATCTAACTCATCCAGGTTATTGTCGGAGCGGCatcaagaaaaaacaaaccccCAGTAATCACTCGTGGAAAAGACAGCTAttacattttctgtttgttttgttcgCCTGGGACATGTATTTAAACACATTCTCCAATTGCAGCAGAATTCACAGCCCAACGAAATTCACTCACAAATGAGTATGTgcgcggggggagaagggggtccaAATATTGAAAGGATAGCCGGAAAATGACTAATATTAGTTCTGAAAATGTCATTTGTGATCGTGGAACTCACCATCCTTGCAGCCAGGCAGTCGAGAGGAAAATATAAGCTAAATT is a window of Malaclemys terrapin pileata isolate rMalTer1 chromosome 6, rMalTer1.hap1, whole genome shotgun sequence DNA encoding:
- the FST gene encoding follistatin isoform X1, whose amino-acid sequence is MLNQRIHPGVLLFLMLLCHFMEDHTGQAGNCWLRQAKNGRCQVLYKTDLSKEECCKTGRLTTSWTEEDVNDNTLFKWMIFNGGAPNCIPCKETCENVDCGPGKKCKMNKKNKPRCVCAPDCSNVTWKGPVCGLDGKTYRNECALLKARCKEQPELEVQYQGKCKKTCRDVLCPGSSTCVVDQTNNAYCVTCNRICPEPTSPEQYLCGNDGITYASACHLRKATCLLGRSIGLAYEGKCIKAKSCEDIQCSAGKKCLWDFKVGRGRCALCDELCPESKSDEAVCASDNTTYPSECAMKEAACSMGVLLEVKHAGSCNSINEDPEEEEEDEDPDYNFPISSILEW
- the FST gene encoding follistatin isoform X2, whose translation is MLNQRIHPGVLLFLMLLCHFMEDHTGQAGNCWLRQAKNGRCQVLYKTDLSKEECCKTGRLTTSWTEEDVNDNTLFKWMIFNGGAPNCIPCKETCENVDCGPGKKCKMNKKNKPRCVCAPDCSNVTWKGPVCGLDGKTYRNECALLKARCKEQPELEVQYQGKCKKTCRDVLCPGSSTCVVDQTNNAYCVTCNRICPEPTSPEQYLCGNDGITYASACHLRKATCLLGRSIGLAYEGKCIKAKSCEDIQCSAGKKCLWDFKVGRGRCALCDELCPESKSDEAVCASDNTTYPSECAMKEAACSMGVLLEVKHAGSCN